A window of the Phragmites australis chromosome 20, lpPhrAust1.1, whole genome shotgun sequence genome harbors these coding sequences:
- the LOC133901374 gene encoding proton pump-interactor BIP103-like isoform X1 produces MRKSLLWCSFFPLAVLFFQFRAASAWFHKFDFALVTSVHLCCRDMGMEVVGAEAAPAEVKVSDGEVNLFQEKESKATAKEREEAAVFGSDANGATKAADLAPPKDAKEEWPEPKQTYVFYFVKTRSFEDPKLRAKLEQADKEFQKKIQARSKIIEAVRAKKAERFSIISELKPLTAENKQYNEVVTEKLKEMEPLRSSLGKYRDENNAMRAQGAGLCSSIEELEQTIKMLNDRIVHESISLAEEKRLVKEIKDLEKTRSKVVSNAANRAKLQDTVVDKEAIQDQVKIIGEGIDGIKKERQAVRSKIKVLEDELKAVDSEIASLQEDLDAATARKDKAYESLIELRQARDAKNASFHQNRTVLNKARDYSSRNMVTELQELHKTEVDKFMTEWCNSKVFREDYEKRILSSLNSRLLSRDGRMRNPDEKPIFIESQAPAPPAEQEPVPVKLPAKQAKETPAPLADEAPKVEARSKGPVKSLKAKATVDADDDYEAEPPKEKQKPNEVDVAKLKEIKRQEEIEKNRLALERKKKQAEKQAAKAAARAQKEAEKKLKKEEKKAKKKAGAADTDEPSESDAKSDEASEAQAEEETTPASATVKKEQKENVRYRNVVSRSKAPPPKAILKRKKAQSYWPWAGPAAAMAAVLVALLAVLGYYQYYLPASASN; encoded by the exons ATGAGGAAATCGCTATTATGGTGTTCTTTTTTTCCATTGGCTGTTCTTTTCTTCCAGTTCCGTGCTGCATCTGCTTGGTTCCACAAATTTGATTTTGCTCTAGTCACTTCTGTGCATTTGTG CTGCAGGGACATGGGAATGGAGGTCGTTGGAGCTGAAGCAGCACCAGCAGAGGTCAAAGTATCTGATGGAGAAGTAAACCTGTTCCAAGAGAAGGAAAGTAAAGCAACTGCAAAAGAACGTGAGGAGGCAGCTGTTTTTGGTTCAGACGCAAATGGAGCCACGAAAGCTGCTGATCTGGCACCTCCAAAGGACGCGAAGGAGGAGTGGCCTGAACCTAAGCAAACTTATGTCTTCTACTTTGTCAAGACACGCTCATTCGAGGATCCTAAGCTGAGGGCAAAACTCGAGCAGGCTGACAAAGAATTCCAGAAGAAGATCCAAGCTCGTTCCAAAATTATCGAGGCTGTGAGAGCCAAGAAG GCGGAACGTTTCAGTATTATCTCAGAGCTGAAGCCATTGACTGCGGAGAACAAACAATATAATGAAGTTGTGACCGAGAAGTTGAAGGAGATGGAGCCACTTCGAAGTAGTTTAGGCAAGTATCGTGATGAAAACAATGCCATGCGAGCTCAGGGCGCAGGTTTATGCTCTTCTATCGAAGAGCTTGAGCAAACG ATCAAGATGTTGAATGACCGCATAGTTCATGAAAGCATATCTTTAGCTGAGGAGAAGCGTCTGGTCAAAGAAATTAAGGATCTTGAAAAAACCAGATCAAAAGTCGTCTCTAATGCTGCCAATCGAGCTAAACTGCAAGATACAGTGGTTGACAAAGAGGCCATACAGGACCAGGTCAAA ATCATTGGGGAGGGCATTGATGGAATAAAGAAGGAGCGACAAGCAGTCAGGTCTAAGATTAAGGTCCTGGAGGATGAGCTAAAGGCTGTTGATTCTGAGATTGCATCGCTTCAAGAAGATTTAGATGCAGCAACTGCCAGAAAGGACAAGGCATATGAATCATTGATCGAATTGAGACAAGCACGTGATGCGAAA AATGCGTCATTCCATCAAAACCGCACGGTTTTGAACAAAGCTAGGGATTATTCTTCAAGGAATATGGTTACAGAATTACAAGAGCTCCACAAGACTGAG GTTGACAAGTTCATGACCGAATGGTGCAACAGCAAGGTCTTCAGAGAGGATTACGAGAAGAGGATTCTCTCCTCCCTCAACAGCCGACTGCTGAGCCGAGATGGCCGGATGAGGAATCCTGACGAGAAGCCCATATTCATCGAGTCACAGGCGCCAGCGCCACCGGCAGAACAGGAGCCTGTCCCAGTAAAATTGCCTGCAAAACAGGCCAAGGAAACACCTGCTCCCCTAGCAGATGAAGCTCCCAAGGTTGAAGCCCGTTCAAAAGGACCTGTTAAGTCACTTAAAGCAAAAGCTACTGTGGATGCTGATGATGACTATGAGGCTGAGCCTCCAAAGGAGAAGCAGAAGCCTAATGAGGTTGATGTGGCGAAATTGAAAGAGATAAAGAGACAGGAAGAGATAGAGAAGAATAGGCTTGCTttggaaaggaagaaaaagcaGGCAGAGAAGCAAGCAGCAAAGGCGGCAGCCCGAGCACAAAAGGAGgctgagaagaagctcaag aaagaggagaagaaagcGAAGAAGAAGGCTGGAGCGGCTGATACCGATGAGCCCTCTGAATCGGACGCCAAGTCTGATGAAGCCTCGGAAGCCCAAGCTGAGGAAGAAACAACTCCAGCTTCTGCCACAGTGAAGAAAGAACAGAAGGAAAATGTCCGGTACAGAAATGTGGTGAGCCGGAGCAAGGCCCCGCCACCGAAGGCGATCctgaagaggaagaaagcccAATCCTACTGGCCGTGGGCTGGCCCGGCCGCAGCAATGGCCGCCGTGCTTGTCGCCCTCCTCGCGGTTCTAGGGTACTACCAGTACTACCTTCCGGCAAGCGCCAGCAACTGA
- the LOC133901374 gene encoding proton pump-interactor BIP103-like isoform X2 — protein sequence MGMEVVGAEAAPAEVKVSDGEVNLFQEKESKATAKEREEAAVFGSDANGATKAADLAPPKDAKEEWPEPKQTYVFYFVKTRSFEDPKLRAKLEQADKEFQKKIQARSKIIEAVRAKKAERFSIISELKPLTAENKQYNEVVTEKLKEMEPLRSSLGKYRDENNAMRAQGAGLCSSIEELEQTIKMLNDRIVHESISLAEEKRLVKEIKDLEKTRSKVVSNAANRAKLQDTVVDKEAIQDQVKIIGEGIDGIKKERQAVRSKIKVLEDELKAVDSEIASLQEDLDAATARKDKAYESLIELRQARDAKNASFHQNRTVLNKARDYSSRNMVTELQELHKTEVDKFMTEWCNSKVFREDYEKRILSSLNSRLLSRDGRMRNPDEKPIFIESQAPAPPAEQEPVPVKLPAKQAKETPAPLADEAPKVEARSKGPVKSLKAKATVDADDDYEAEPPKEKQKPNEVDVAKLKEIKRQEEIEKNRLALERKKKQAEKQAAKAAARAQKEAEKKLKKEEKKAKKKAGAADTDEPSESDAKSDEASEAQAEEETTPASATVKKEQKENVRYRNVVSRSKAPPPKAILKRKKAQSYWPWAGPAAAMAAVLVALLAVLGYYQYYLPASASN from the exons ATGGGAATGGAGGTCGTTGGAGCTGAAGCAGCACCAGCAGAGGTCAAAGTATCTGATGGAGAAGTAAACCTGTTCCAAGAGAAGGAAAGTAAAGCAACTGCAAAAGAACGTGAGGAGGCAGCTGTTTTTGGTTCAGACGCAAATGGAGCCACGAAAGCTGCTGATCTGGCACCTCCAAAGGACGCGAAGGAGGAGTGGCCTGAACCTAAGCAAACTTATGTCTTCTACTTTGTCAAGACACGCTCATTCGAGGATCCTAAGCTGAGGGCAAAACTCGAGCAGGCTGACAAAGAATTCCAGAAGAAGATCCAAGCTCGTTCCAAAATTATCGAGGCTGTGAGAGCCAAGAAG GCGGAACGTTTCAGTATTATCTCAGAGCTGAAGCCATTGACTGCGGAGAACAAACAATATAATGAAGTTGTGACCGAGAAGTTGAAGGAGATGGAGCCACTTCGAAGTAGTTTAGGCAAGTATCGTGATGAAAACAATGCCATGCGAGCTCAGGGCGCAGGTTTATGCTCTTCTATCGAAGAGCTTGAGCAAACG ATCAAGATGTTGAATGACCGCATAGTTCATGAAAGCATATCTTTAGCTGAGGAGAAGCGTCTGGTCAAAGAAATTAAGGATCTTGAAAAAACCAGATCAAAAGTCGTCTCTAATGCTGCCAATCGAGCTAAACTGCAAGATACAGTGGTTGACAAAGAGGCCATACAGGACCAGGTCAAA ATCATTGGGGAGGGCATTGATGGAATAAAGAAGGAGCGACAAGCAGTCAGGTCTAAGATTAAGGTCCTGGAGGATGAGCTAAAGGCTGTTGATTCTGAGATTGCATCGCTTCAAGAAGATTTAGATGCAGCAACTGCCAGAAAGGACAAGGCATATGAATCATTGATCGAATTGAGACAAGCACGTGATGCGAAA AATGCGTCATTCCATCAAAACCGCACGGTTTTGAACAAAGCTAGGGATTATTCTTCAAGGAATATGGTTACAGAATTACAAGAGCTCCACAAGACTGAG GTTGACAAGTTCATGACCGAATGGTGCAACAGCAAGGTCTTCAGAGAGGATTACGAGAAGAGGATTCTCTCCTCCCTCAACAGCCGACTGCTGAGCCGAGATGGCCGGATGAGGAATCCTGACGAGAAGCCCATATTCATCGAGTCACAGGCGCCAGCGCCACCGGCAGAACAGGAGCCTGTCCCAGTAAAATTGCCTGCAAAACAGGCCAAGGAAACACCTGCTCCCCTAGCAGATGAAGCTCCCAAGGTTGAAGCCCGTTCAAAAGGACCTGTTAAGTCACTTAAAGCAAAAGCTACTGTGGATGCTGATGATGACTATGAGGCTGAGCCTCCAAAGGAGAAGCAGAAGCCTAATGAGGTTGATGTGGCGAAATTGAAAGAGATAAAGAGACAGGAAGAGATAGAGAAGAATAGGCTTGCTttggaaaggaagaaaaagcaGGCAGAGAAGCAAGCAGCAAAGGCGGCAGCCCGAGCACAAAAGGAGgctgagaagaagctcaag aaagaggagaagaaagcGAAGAAGAAGGCTGGAGCGGCTGATACCGATGAGCCCTCTGAATCGGACGCCAAGTCTGATGAAGCCTCGGAAGCCCAAGCTGAGGAAGAAACAACTCCAGCTTCTGCCACAGTGAAGAAAGAACAGAAGGAAAATGTCCGGTACAGAAATGTGGTGAGCCGGAGCAAGGCCCCGCCACCGAAGGCGATCctgaagaggaagaaagcccAATCCTACTGGCCGTGGGCTGGCCCGGCCGCAGCAATGGCCGCCGTGCTTGTCGCCCTCCTCGCGGTTCTAGGGTACTACCAGTACTACCTTCCGGCAAGCGCCAGCAACTGA